Proteins from one Pithys albifrons albifrons isolate INPA30051 chromosome 2, PitAlb_v1, whole genome shotgun sequence genomic window:
- the SERINC1 gene encoding serine incorporator 1, producing the protein MGSVLGLCSVASWIPCLCGSAPCLLCRCCPSGNNSTITRLIYAFFLLLGVSVACVMLIPGMEEQLKKIPGFCDGGMGTSIPGVHGHVNCDVLVGYKAVYRVCFGMAMFFLLFSLLMIKVKSSNDPRAAVHNGFWFFKFATALAISVGAFFIPEGPFTTVWFYVGMAGAFCFILIQLVLLIDFAHSWNESWVEKMEEGNSRCWYAALLSATAVNYLLSLVAIVLFYVYYTHPEGCSENKTFISVNMLLCIGASVMSILPRIQESQPRSGLLQSSVITIYTMYLTWSAMTNEPDRRCNPSLLSIIGYNSTTIPTQGQVVQWWDAQGIVGLVLFLLCVLYSSIRTSNNSQVNKLMLTSDESTLIEDGMPRSDGSLDDGDDVHRAIDNERDGVTYSYSFFHFMLFLASLYIMMTLTNWYSPDSTYETMTSKWPSVWVKISSSWIGIVLYVWTLVAPLVLTNRDFD; encoded by the exons ATACCATGCTTGTGCGGAAGTGCCCCGTGTCTGCTCTGCCGATGCTGCCCCAGTGGGAACAACTCCACCATAACTCGGCTGATCTATGCCTTCTTTCTACTTCTTGGCGTGAGCGTTGCCTGTGTGATGTTAATACCAGGCATGGAAGAACAGCTGAAGAAG ATTCCTGGATTTTGTGATGGAGGGATGGGAACAAGTATTCCTGGTGTGCACGGCCACGTGAATTGCGATGTACTAGTTGGTTACAAAGCTGTGTACCGTGTGTGCTTTGGCATGGCCatgttcttcctcctcttctccttaCTGATGATCAAAGTGAAGAGCAGCAACGACCCAAGAGCAGCAGTGCACAATGG aTTCTGGTTCTTTAAATTTGCAACGGCACTTGCAATTAGTGTTGGAGCTTTCTTCATACCAGAGGGACCATTTACAACTG tgtgGTTTTATGTAGGTATGGCTGGAGCATTCTGCTTTATTCTTATTCAGCTGGTCTTGCTCATTGACTTCGCCCACTCCTGGAATGAATCTTGGGTTGAAAAAATGGAGGAAGGAAACTCAAGGTGCTGGTATGCAG ctctgctgtcagcTACAGCTGTCAACTATCTGCTGTCTCTTGTGGCTATTGTCTTGTTCTATGTTTATTACACTCATCCAGAAGGTTGTTCTGAAAACAAGACATTTATCAGTGTTAATATGCTGCTGTGCATTGGTGCTTCTGTAATGTCAATTCTGCCAAGGATTCAG GAATCTCAGCCGAGGTCTGGTTTGCTGCAGTCTTCAGTGATCACAATTTATACAATGTACTTGACTTGGTCAGCTATGACCAATGAGCCAG ATAGGCGCTGTAACCCAAGTTTGCTGAGCATCATTGGCTACAACAGCACTACCATTCCAACCCAAGGTCAGGTGGTGCAGTGGTGGGATGCACAAGGAATCGTAggactggttttgtttttgctaTGTGTTCTCTATTCAAG CATCCGAACATCCAACAACAGCCAAGTTAACAAGCTGATGCTGACCAGTGATGAATCAACACTGATAGAGGATGGAATGCCCAGGAGTGACGGTTCCCTTGATGATGGAGATGATGTTCACCGAGCCATAGATAATGAGAGGGATGGAGTTACTTACAGTTACTCCTTCTTTCACTTCATGCTTTTTCTGGCATCACTGTATATCATGATGACACTTACCAACTGGTACAG TCCGGATTCTACTTATGAGACCATGACCAGCAAATGGCCATCTGTCTGGGTGAAGATATCTTCCAGCTGGATTGGCATCGTGCTGTATGTGTGGACTCTGGTTGCTCCACTGGTTCTTACAAACCGTGACTTTGACtaa
- the HSF2 gene encoding heat shock factor protein 2 encodes MKQQQQQLPPPQAPQPQQQQPPSFAGLGVPAFLSKLWALLGETPSNQLITWSQDGKSFLVLDEQRFAKEILPKYFKHNNMASFVRQLNMYGFRKVFHVDSGIVKLERYGPVEFQHAYFRQGREDLLEHIKRKVSSSRSEENKIRQEDLSKIICSAQKMQIKQTTIESQLSLLKRENESLWREVSELRAKHLQQQQVIRKIVQFIVTLVQNNQLVSLKRKRPLLLNPNGPTKSNVFQKIVKEPTDSGHHVPLNRNEGLKQREQISDDIVIYDVTEDVGDEENPMGDGEENLPVTPETNEDITSDSSNCSCSHHSPDIVIVEDDNEDEYTPVIQEDKSTESVAVPANDPASPVSDSTSPLMSSAVQLNNQSTLTAEDPVSVMDSILSENGVISQNINLLGKVELLDYLDSIDCSLEDFQAMLSGRQFSIDPDLLVDLFTSSVQMNPTDHDHITNSKMETKGKETNKNNAGPAASQETEASKPKSDKQLIHYTAFPLLAFLDGNPGSTVESGSFTAETSSTVDKSLEGDELLESSLDPEPTQSKLVRLEPLTEAEASEATLFYLCELAPAPMDTDMSFLDN; translated from the exons GATGGCAAGAGTTTCTTGGTGTTGGATGAACAGAGGTTCGCAAAAGAGATTCTTCCCAAGTACTTCAAGCACAACAACATGGCAAGCTTTGTCAGACAGTTAAACATGT atggcTTCCGAAAAGTTTTCCATGTTGATTCTGGGATTGTCAAACTGGAGCGATACGGTCCAGTAGAGTTTCAGCATGCATATTTTAGGCAGGGCCGGGAGGACTTGCTGGAACACATTAAGAGGAAG GTTTCATCTTCGAgatctgaagaaaacaaaatacgTCAGGAGGATCTCTCCAAAATCATATGTAGTGCTCAAAAGATGCAAATTAAACAAACGACTATTGAATCTCAGTTGTCTCTTTTGAAGAG AGAGAATGAATCCCTTTGGAGGGAAGTGTCAGAACTGAGAGCGAAACACTTGCAACAGCAGCAAGTTATTCGAAAG ATTGTACAATTCATTGTTACCTTGGTGCAGAATAACCAACTAGTGAGCCTAAAGCGCAAGAG ACCTCTACTTCTGAACCCTAACGGACCTACAAAGTCgaatgtatttcagaaaattgtGAAAGAACCCACTGACAGTGGCCACCAT gtaCCTCTCAACAGAAATGAGGGCTTGAAACAAAGGGAACAGATCTCAGATGACATTGTTATTTACGATGTCACTGAGGATGTGGGTGATGAAGAAAATCCTATGGGTGATGGTGAAGAAAATCTTCCTGTTACACCAGAAACAAACGAAGATATCACTTCAGATTCTTCCAA CTGTAGTTGTAGCCATCATTCTCCTGATATTGTAATTGTGGAAGATGATAACGAAGATGAATACACCCCTGTAATTCAAGAGGATAAAAGCACCGAATCAGTTGCTGTCCCAGCTAATGATCCAGCCAGCCCTGTCAGTGACAGCACAAGTCCACTCATGTCAAGTGCTGTACAGCTGAATAACCAGTCAACTTTAACTGCAGAAGATCCAGTCTCAGTGATGGATTCCATACTCAGTGAAAATGGAGTAATTTCACAGAATATAAATCTGCTTGGAAA AGTTGAACTTCTGGATTATCTTGACAGTATCGACTGCAGTTTAGAGGACTTCCAGGCTATGTTGTCGGGACGACAGTTCAGCATAGATCCAGATCTCCTGGTTGAT CTTTTTACAAGCTCCGTGCAGATGAATCCCACAGATCATGATCACATCACTAATAGCAAA atggagacaaagggaaaagaaactaaCAAGAATAATGCTGGTCCAGCAGCTTCACAGGAAACAGAAGCTTCTAAGCCCAAATCAG aTAAGCAGCTGATACATTACACTGCATTTCCACTCCTTGCATTCCTCGATGGGAACCCAGGCTCCACTGTTGAGAGCGGGAGCTTCACAGCTGAAACCTCTTCCACTGTTGATAAGTCCCTGGAAGGCGACGAGCTCCTGGAGAGCAGCCTGGACCCTGAGCCCACCCAGAGCAAACTGGTGCGGCTGGAGCCCTTGACTGAGGCAGAGGCGAGTGAAGCCACACTGTTCTACCTATGTGAACTTGCTCCAGCACCCATGGACACAGATATGTCCTTTTTGGATAACTGA